In Candidatus Avedoeria danica, the following are encoded in one genomic region:
- a CDS encoding helix-turn-helix domain-containing protein, which yields MNILGSIGSAEYPLRQGCCSRNRCSAICTGGATLANDLFVLDTTLLRPVDVMNRLGVSRARLYAWLADGTLPSVRLGRSVRIPAADLADWIEERRRDAGLPAREDG from the coding sequence ATGAATATACTAGGTTCAATCGGGTCTGCTGAGTATCCATTGCGACAGGGCTGCTGCTCTCGCAACAGATGCTCAGCCATTTGCACAGGAGGTGCTACCTTGGCTAATGATCTGTTTGTACTCGACACGACCCTACTTCGTCCGGTTGACGTCATGAACCGCTTGGGCGTATCCCGCGCCCGCCTCTATGCCTGGCTGGCCGACGGCACGCTCCCGAGCGTGCGCCTTGGCCGATCCGTCCGCATCCCGGCGGCCGACTTGGCTGATTGGATCGAAGAGCGGCGACGGGATGCCGGCTTGCCGGCGCGTGAGGACGGTTGA